One genomic window of Vibrio mangrovi includes the following:
- the priA gene encoding primosomal protein N', with the protein MHPSIARVALPVPLDKQFDYLVPKHCHPVVGGRVSVPFGRQTLVGIVTALGNSSEMSPELLKPIRAVLDEQPVWSPDLFRLFTWCSQYYQYPLGDTLSNALPAALRKGKAADFATLREWCLTQSGRDKLMQGLGRAVQQAKVLRLLEHGMKSHQSLLDEEISSQVLNNLQEKGWIEAIERRPTRQPWPELLEDEDEKPQLNMEQSVAIATVNSQHEFGCFLLEGVTGSGKTEVYLNLIAPVLKQGKQALVLVPEIGLTPQTIQRFRSRFMVPVVVMHSGLNETERLNAWLSARDGHAGVVIGTRSALFAPFADLGIIIVDEEHDASYKQQDSLRYHARDVAVMRASLEQIPIVLGSATPALETLQNALSGKYHHLTLTQRAGDAVPARNRVLDVKGLYLEGGLSAPLIAEMRRHLLAGNQVLLFLNRRGFAPVLMCHECGWVANCQRCDARYTYHQFTQELRCHHCGSQRPVLHQCHSCGSTQMTTVGVGTEQLEAQLAQIFPQYRTIRIDRDSTRRKGTLEAALNAVHQGEYHILIGTQMLAKGHHFPRVTLVALLDVDSALYSNDFRASERLAQLFTQVAGRAGRASQPGEVILQTHHPEHSLLQALLEKDYRHFAITALHERKTALLPPFSYLTLFKAESNHADTGENFLRQVRQTLEVHPLFDHSTCAVLGPSPAPMAKRAGKYRWQLLLQTMSRPTMQKLLMSAKPAIQLLPLAGKVRWSLDIEPHDMS; encoded by the coding sequence ATGCATCCATCCATTGCCCGAGTGGCTTTACCTGTACCGTTAGATAAGCAGTTTGACTATTTGGTACCGAAGCACTGTCATCCCGTTGTTGGCGGTCGGGTATCTGTACCTTTTGGCCGGCAGACGCTTGTCGGGATTGTGACTGCGCTTGGCAATAGTTCGGAAATGAGTCCGGAATTGCTGAAACCGATTCGTGCAGTCCTGGATGAACAGCCGGTCTGGTCTCCGGATTTGTTCCGGTTGTTCACCTGGTGTAGTCAGTACTATCAGTATCCACTGGGCGATACACTTTCGAATGCTTTACCTGCTGCACTGCGTAAAGGAAAAGCTGCCGATTTCGCGACATTGCGCGAGTGGTGTCTGACACAATCGGGCCGGGACAAACTGATGCAGGGGCTCGGCAGAGCTGTTCAGCAGGCTAAAGTCTTGCGTTTGCTGGAACATGGGATGAAAAGCCATCAGTCATTACTGGACGAAGAGATCAGCAGTCAGGTATTAAATAACCTGCAGGAAAAAGGTTGGATTGAAGCGATTGAAAGAAGGCCAACCCGCCAGCCGTGGCCAGAGTTGCTGGAAGATGAAGATGAAAAACCTCAGCTGAATATGGAGCAGTCCGTTGCCATTGCTACAGTAAACAGTCAGCACGAGTTCGGTTGTTTCCTGCTGGAAGGAGTGACCGGTTCCGGAAAAACGGAAGTTTATCTGAATCTGATTGCGCCGGTACTTAAGCAGGGAAAACAGGCTTTGGTTCTGGTGCCTGAAATTGGGCTGACACCACAAACGATTCAGCGTTTTCGTTCCCGTTTTATGGTGCCGGTGGTGGTCATGCATTCAGGACTGAATGAGACTGAAAGGCTTAATGCATGGCTGTCAGCCCGTGACGGACATGCCGGTGTTGTCATCGGGACCCGTTCAGCGCTGTTTGCTCCTTTTGCCGATTTGGGAATCATTATCGTTGATGAGGAACATGATGCCTCATACAAGCAGCAGGATAGTTTGCGTTATCACGCCCGGGATGTTGCAGTTATGCGGGCCAGCCTGGAACAGATTCCTATCGTTCTGGGCTCTGCGACGCCAGCACTGGAAACATTACAGAATGCCCTGAGCGGTAAATATCATCATCTGACACTGACACAGCGGGCTGGGGATGCTGTTCCGGCCCGGAACCGGGTTCTCGATGTGAAAGGTCTTTATCTCGAAGGTGGACTGTCGGCGCCTCTGATTGCAGAAATGAGAAGACATTTGCTGGCGGGTAATCAGGTGTTGCTTTTTCTCAACCGACGGGGGTTTGCGCCGGTACTGATGTGTCATGAGTGCGGCTGGGTTGCGAATTGTCAGCGCTGTGATGCCCGTTATACCTATCATCAGTTTACACAGGAACTTCGTTGTCATCATTGTGGTTCTCAGCGTCCGGTATTACATCAGTGCCATAGTTGCGGCTCGACACAGATGACGACAGTTGGTGTGGGAACGGAACAGTTGGAAGCACAATTGGCGCAGATCTTTCCGCAATACCGAACCATCAGGATTGACCGGGACAGCACCCGGCGAAAAGGGACTCTGGAGGCTGCGTTAAATGCGGTTCATCAGGGAGAATACCACATTCTGATCGGTACGCAGATGCTGGCAAAAGGACATCACTTCCCGCGGGTTACACTGGTCGCATTGCTGGATGTCGACAGTGCGCTGTACAGTAATGATTTCCGTGCGTCTGAACGGTTGGCGCAGTTATTTACTCAGGTCGCTGGCCGGGCCGGAAGGGCAAGCCAGCCCGGAGAAGTTATTCTTCAGACCCATCATCCGGAGCATAGCTTGCTGCAGGCATTGCTGGAAAAAGATTACCGTCATTTTGCAATCACAGCGCTGCATGAACGGAAAACTGCGTTATTACCTCCGTTTAGCTATCTGACCTTGTTTAAAGCAGAATCAAATCATGCCGATACAGGAGAGAATTTTCTCAGGCAGGTCAGGCAGACATTAGAAGTTCATCCACTGTTTGATCATTCGACCTGTGCCGTATTAGGGCCATCTCCGGCTCCGATGGCTAAACGGGCGGGAAAATACCGTTGGCAGCTCCTGTTGCAGACGATGAGTCGCCCGACGATGCAGAAATTACTGATGAGTGCCAAACCGGCGATCCAGTTATTACCCCTGGCCGGAAAAGTCAGGTGGTCATTAGATATCGAGCCTCATGACATGTCATAG
- the rpmE gene encoding 50S ribosomal protein L31, with product MKTGIHPEYKVVKATCSCGNAFEFKSTLDKDSLHLDVCDKCHPFYTGKQRIVDTGGRVDRFNKRFGALASGKK from the coding sequence ATGAAAACTGGTATCCATCCGGAATACAAAGTAGTGAAAGCAACTTGCTCTTGTGGTAACGCTTTCGAATTCAAATCTACACTGGACAAAGACTCACTGCACCTGGACGTTTGTGACAAATGTCACCCATTCTACACAGGTAAACAGCGTATCGTTGATACCGGTGGTCGTGTTGATCGCTTCAACAAGCGTTTCGGCGCACTTGCCAGTGGTAAGAAATAA
- a CDS encoding malic enzyme-like NAD(P)-binding protein, translating to MSEDNRQDLTPEEELRQKALNYHAVPTAGKIAITLTKPADTAADLALAYSPGVAEPVREIAQNVDNIYKYTAKGNTVAVISNGTAILGLGNLGPMASKPVMEGKALLFKRFAGLDSFDIQVKHRTIDEFVDTVANIADTFGGINLEDIKAPDCFEIERRLIERCDVPVFHDDQHGTAIVTAAGMLNAIELQGKDLKECTIVCLGAGAAAVACMELLIKCGAMREKIYMLDRKGVIHTRRDDLNEYKQLFANNTDKRTLEDVIKDADLFLGVSGPNLLPPEALGLMAEKPVVFACSNPDPEIKPELAYKVRNDLIMGTGRSDYPNQVNNVLCFPFIFRGALDIRASEINDEMKIAAVEAIRQLAKEEVPAEVLKAASVDSLSFGPEYIIPKPMDPRLLPRVARAVAQAAVDSGVARIPMPEGYMED from the coding sequence ATGTCTGAAGACAATCGCCAAGATTTAACTCCCGAAGAAGAACTGCGTCAAAAAGCGCTGAACTATCATGCAGTTCCAACTGCAGGGAAAATCGCAATTACACTAACGAAACCTGCTGATACTGCAGCTGATCTGGCTCTGGCCTATAGCCCGGGTGTCGCAGAACCAGTACGGGAAATTGCACAAAACGTAGATAATATTTACAAATACACGGCGAAAGGAAACACCGTAGCAGTAATCTCTAACGGAACAGCCATCCTCGGATTAGGAAATCTGGGGCCAATGGCATCAAAGCCGGTCATGGAAGGAAAAGCCCTGCTATTTAAACGATTTGCAGGCCTGGATTCATTTGATATTCAGGTAAAACACCGCACAATTGATGAATTCGTGGATACAGTCGCAAATATTGCCGATACCTTCGGCGGCATCAATCTGGAAGATATTAAAGCACCGGATTGTTTTGAAATCGAACGTCGTCTGATCGAGCGTTGTGACGTACCGGTATTCCATGATGACCAGCATGGAACAGCTATCGTAACTGCCGCAGGTATGCTCAATGCAATTGAGCTACAGGGAAAGGACCTGAAGGAATGTACGATCGTCTGTCTGGGTGCTGGGGCTGCCGCTGTTGCATGTATGGAACTTCTGATCAAATGCGGCGCAATGCGTGAAAAAATCTACATGCTCGATCGTAAAGGCGTGATTCATACCCGCCGGGACGATCTGAATGAATACAAACAGCTGTTTGCCAACAATACCGACAAGAGAACTCTGGAAGATGTGATTAAGGATGCCGATCTGTTCCTTGGCGTTTCTGGCCCCAACCTCCTGCCACCGGAAGCATTGGGTCTGATGGCAGAAAAACCAGTCGTATTTGCCTGTTCAAACCCGGATCCGGAAATTAAACCGGAGCTGGCCTATAAGGTTCGCAATGATTTGATCATGGGGACCGGGCGTTCGGATTATCCGAATCAGGTCAACAATGTTCTGTGTTTCCCATTTATTTTCCGCGGTGCTCTGGATATTCGGGCCAGTGAAATTAACGATGAAATGAAGATTGCCGCAGTAGAAGCTATTCGCCAGTTGGCAAAAGAAGAGGTTCCGGCTGAAGTGCTAAAAGCAGCCAGCGTTGATAGCCTGTCATTCGGACCGGAATACATCATTCCTAAGCCGATGGACCCACGGTTACTGCCTCGGGTAGCCAGAGCCGTCGCACAGGCAGCCGTAGATTCAGGTGTTGCCCGGATTCCAATGCCTGAAGGCTATATGGAAGATTGA
- a CDS encoding glutathione S-transferase family protein — protein sequence MIYVHYLEQSRALRVIWLLEALKLEYEVIHYARDPKTWGAPSSLTAIHPLGKSPIIVDGEQTVTESGAIIEYLIDTYDHERRFRPESGQALLDYRYWLHAAEGSFMMWLVMRLIFIKSGEKVPFLLRPLIRSFLDKVDKLVIEPRLTTFFRYIDDFLGQHMWFAGEQLSGADFQMIVILLMADTRADLSPYPNIRRYIAQATQLDSYQQAMQKIPA from the coding sequence ATGATTTATGTTCACTATCTTGAGCAGTCCCGGGCATTGCGCGTCATATGGTTATTAGAGGCTCTCAAACTTGAGTACGAAGTGATTCACTATGCCAGAGATCCGAAAACCTGGGGCGCTCCGTCCTCTCTGACTGCGATTCATCCTTTGGGTAAATCACCGATAATTGTCGATGGAGAGCAGACGGTCACTGAATCGGGTGCGATTATTGAATATCTGATTGATACTTATGACCATGAGCGACGTTTCAGACCAGAGTCGGGACAGGCATTGCTTGATTACCGTTACTGGTTACATGCAGCGGAAGGTTCGTTCATGATGTGGCTGGTGATGCGGCTGATTTTCATTAAATCGGGGGAAAAAGTACCATTCCTGTTGCGGCCTTTGATTCGTTCTTTTCTTGATAAGGTGGATAAACTGGTAATTGAGCCCCGTCTGACAACCTTCTTCCGCTATATCGATGATTTTCTCGGTCAGCATATGTGGTTTGCCGGAGAACAGCTCAGCGGTGCAGATTTTCAGATGATTGTAATATTGCTGATGGCGGATACGCGGGCTGATCTTTCTCCATATCCGAATATTCGACGTTATATAGCACAGGCCACGCAACTGGATAGCTATCAGCAAGCAATGCAAAAAATACCTGCCTGA
- the metJ gene encoding met regulon transcriptional regulator MetJ: MADWNGEYISPYAEHGKKNEQVKKITVSIPLKVLKVLTDERTRRQINNLRHATNSELLCEAFLHAYTGQPLPTDEDLRKDRPDDIPTEAKAIMTAMGIEFESYDE; encoded by the coding sequence ATGGCTGATTGGAATGGTGAATACATAAGTCCTTATGCAGAGCATGGTAAGAAAAACGAGCAGGTCAAGAAAATTACGGTTTCTATCCCGTTGAAAGTACTTAAAGTTTTGACAGATGAACGGACAAGACGTCAGATTAATAATTTACGTCATGCAACAAACAGTGAGCTCTTATGTGAAGCATTTTTACATGCCTATACCGGTCAGCCTCTGCCGACGGACGAAGATTTGCGTAAAGATCGTCCGGATGACATACCAACAGAAGCGAAAGCGATAATGACTGCGATGGGCATCGAATTTGAGTCTTATGACGAGTAA
- a CDS encoding O-succinylhomoserine (thiol)-lyase encodes MSARKPATIAVRTGIESDTQYHAVVPPIYLSTNYGFPAFGEVPQYDYTRSGNPNRGLLEQALSELEGGQGAVITNCGTSALNLWISAFIGPEDLIIAPNDCYGGTYRLFNTRANKGDFRVLFVDQCDDDAMAEALAQQPKLILLETPSNPLVRVVDIEKICQQAKQAGALVAVDNTFLTPVYQQPLSLGADFVVHSTTKYINGHSDVIGGVIISKSKKHAEDLAWWANCIGASGTPFDSYMTLRGLRTLGARMRCHEESSQKILAYLQSHELIGAIYHPSLPSHPGHEIAKKQQRGFGSMLSFEFAGSYEELQQFVSQLKLFSLAESLGGVESLICHPATMTHRAMGEEALKKAGVSLQLLRLSVGLEDAEDLIADLDQALAQVKETR; translated from the coding sequence ATGAGCGCTCGCAAACCTGCAACCATCGCCGTTCGAACAGGTATTGAGTCAGACACGCAGTACCATGCTGTTGTTCCCCCGATTTATCTCTCAACGAATTATGGATTTCCGGCATTCGGGGAAGTTCCTCAATATGATTATACCCGCTCCGGTAATCCGAATCGCGGACTTCTGGAACAGGCACTTTCTGAACTGGAAGGTGGTCAGGGAGCCGTTATCACCAATTGTGGAACATCAGCACTCAACTTATGGATTTCTGCGTTTATTGGGCCGGAAGATCTGATTATTGCGCCCAATGACTGTTATGGTGGCACTTATCGTCTATTTAATACCCGAGCCAACAAAGGTGATTTTCGCGTACTGTTTGTCGATCAGTGCGATGACGATGCCATGGCGGAAGCTCTGGCACAGCAGCCTAAACTCATTCTGTTGGAAACACCGTCCAACCCGCTTGTTCGGGTGGTCGATATTGAAAAAATCTGTCAGCAGGCGAAACAGGCTGGTGCATTGGTTGCCGTCGATAATACCTTTCTGACCCCGGTCTACCAGCAACCATTATCTCTTGGAGCAGACTTTGTCGTCCATTCAACGACCAAATATATCAATGGTCACTCCGATGTAATTGGTGGCGTGATTATCAGTAAAAGCAAAAAACATGCAGAAGATCTGGCCTGGTGGGCTAACTGTATCGGCGCTTCCGGTACACCATTCGATAGTTATATGACACTCAGAGGGCTTAGAACGCTGGGTGCAAGGATGCGGTGCCACGAAGAGAGTTCACAAAAAATTCTTGCTTATCTGCAATCTCATGAACTTATCGGAGCCATCTATCACCCGAGCCTGCCCTCACATCCGGGACACGAAATTGCGAAAAAACAGCAACGTGGATTCGGTTCAATGCTCAGTTTTGAATTTGCCGGCAGTTATGAAGAACTTCAGCAATTTGTCAGCCAACTCAAGCTATTTTCACTGGCGGAATCATTGGGTGGCGTAGAAAGTCTGATTTGCCACCCGGCAACAATGACACACCGGGCAATGGGCGAAGAGGCTCTGAAAAAAGCTGGCGTGTCCCTGCAACTGCTGCGTTTGTCTGTCGGTCTGGAAGATGCTGAAGATCTAATTGCAGATTTGGATCAGGCTCTGGCTCAGGTAAAGGAGACCCGTTGA
- a CDS encoding bifunctional aspartate kinase/homoserine dehydrogenase II, which produces MTTVRHLHKFGGSSLADPACYRRVAQILKEYSQSHDLVVVSAAGKTTNQLIAFTEHLAVAPEQAQEILKHVQQFQTQLIDELLEGEAAQALTTRLTNELTQLAELSAPLTAPQQASVLAHGEIWSSRLMAALLNQQGLVAIAQDARAFLRAQRETQPEVDRAKSYPLLKEILAQHAHQRIIITGFIAQDDAGETVLLGRNGSDYSATIIGALAEVERVTIWSDVAGVYSADPRVVADACLLPLLRLDEASELARLAAPVLHSRTLQPVAQSAIDLHLRCSYDPESGSTHIERVLASGRGAKIITSLDEVLLIELTFARGHDFQRMQNQVIEQLKRAQLTPLAYDIQDDQYRLQVAYTAEIASGALSYLQDAAIEAEIRLKEGYSLVAAVGAGVTNNANHCFGFYQQLKQAPIEFIFESESELSLVAILRQTAVETFVNKLHTQLFQAQKRIALALCGKGNIGSSWLRLFAEQKAELEKRRGMNFELVAIVDSQTYWFDDKGIDPASVEQRFHEESIPNDGQEWLLNLGTIRGYDDVIVLDVTASAELASQYIQIAEQGMHLISANKVAGSSSSEYYYQVKDSFSKISRHWFYNATVGAGLPINHTVRDLRESGDEIVALSGIFSGTLSWLFQQYDGTVPFSELVDLAWQQGLTEPDPRNDLDGSDVMRKLVILARESGLDIEPDQVTVESLVPDELKSLSLDDFLDQGALLDTQLAERLAKAQREDKVLRYVARLEKSGKASVGVEALHREHPLANLLPCDNIFAIESKWYKDNPLVIRGPGAGRDVTAGAIQSDINLLSSLL; this is translated from the coding sequence ATGACAACCGTACGCCATCTCCATAAATTTGGAGGAAGTAGTCTGGCAGATCCGGCGTGTTATCGCCGCGTTGCTCAAATTCTGAAAGAGTATTCACAAAGTCATGATCTGGTTGTCGTCTCAGCCGCAGGCAAAACAACCAATCAGCTCATTGCTTTTACTGAACATCTCGCTGTTGCACCAGAACAGGCACAGGAGATTTTAAAACATGTTCAACAATTTCAGACCCAGTTAATTGACGAATTACTCGAAGGTGAAGCTGCTCAGGCACTGACAACGCGACTGACAAACGAACTCACACAACTGGCCGAATTGAGTGCACCTCTAACAGCGCCACAACAGGCATCAGTGCTGGCGCATGGTGAAATCTGGTCATCCCGTTTAATGGCAGCTTTGCTCAATCAACAGGGCTTGGTGGCAATTGCACAGGATGCCAGAGCATTTTTACGGGCTCAGCGGGAAACTCAGCCAGAAGTAGATCGGGCAAAATCCTACCCGTTACTGAAAGAAATTCTGGCTCAGCATGCTCACCAGAGAATTATTATTACGGGTTTTATCGCTCAGGACGATGCCGGAGAAACAGTACTGCTCGGGCGCAATGGTTCTGATTATTCGGCAACGATCATCGGCGCACTGGCAGAAGTTGAACGGGTCACGATCTGGAGCGATGTCGCCGGCGTCTATAGTGCCGATCCAAGAGTCGTCGCCGATGCTTGCCTGCTGCCGCTGCTCCGTCTGGACGAAGCCAGTGAACTTGCACGTCTTGCGGCTCCGGTTCTGCATAGCAGGACATTACAGCCAGTGGCACAGAGTGCCATTGATCTCCATCTGCGGTGCAGTTATGACCCCGAATCCGGCTCAACCCATATCGAACGGGTTCTGGCTTCAGGACGTGGAGCTAAAATTATCACCTCGCTGGATGAAGTCCTGTTGATTGAGCTTACTTTTGCACGCGGACACGATTTCCAGCGTATGCAAAATCAGGTTATCGAACAACTGAAACGGGCTCAGCTCACACCACTCGCCTACGACATACAAGACGATCAGTACCGTTTACAAGTGGCTTACACGGCTGAGATTGCTTCCGGAGCGCTGTCCTACTTACAGGATGCAGCAATTGAAGCAGAAATTCGTCTCAAAGAAGGTTATTCGCTGGTCGCGGCTGTCGGTGCAGGAGTAACGAATAATGCCAATCACTGTTTCGGATTTTACCAGCAACTCAAACAAGCTCCGATTGAGTTTATCTTTGAATCAGAATCAGAGCTGAGTCTGGTCGCCATTCTTCGCCAGACGGCGGTAGAAACCTTTGTGAACAAACTGCATACCCAGCTCTTTCAGGCACAAAAGCGTATCGCTCTCGCGCTCTGTGGCAAGGGCAATATCGGTTCCAGCTGGCTCAGACTGTTTGCCGAACAGAAAGCAGAACTGGAAAAGCGCCGGGGAATGAATTTTGAACTGGTTGCAATCGTCGATAGTCAAACCTACTGGTTTGATGATAAAGGGATTGATCCAGCCAGCGTCGAACAGCGTTTTCATGAAGAATCGATTCCGAATGACGGACAGGAATGGCTCCTGAATCTGGGAACAATCCGGGGTTATGATGATGTCATTGTTCTGGATGTGACGGCCAGTGCTGAACTTGCATCTCAGTATATCCAGATTGCCGAACAAGGAATGCATCTCATCTCAGCCAACAAAGTGGCTGGCTCTTCGAGTAGTGAGTACTACTATCAGGTCAAAGACTCTTTCTCAAAAATCAGTCGTCACTGGTTTTACAACGCGACCGTCGGTGCCGGTCTGCCGATAAACCACACTGTTCGGGATCTTCGGGAAAGTGGTGATGAGATCGTTGCTCTTTCCGGGATCTTCTCCGGAACACTGTCCTGGCTTTTTCAGCAATACGATGGCACTGTTCCGTTTAGTGAACTGGTTGATCTGGCCTGGCAACAAGGTTTAACAGAACCCGATCCGAGAAACGATCTGGATGGCTCCGATGTAATGAGAAAACTGGTCATTCTGGCACGTGAATCAGGACTGGATATTGAACCGGATCAGGTCACAGTTGAGTCTCTGGTGCCGGATGAGCTGAAGTCGCTTTCACTGGATGATTTTCTTGATCAGGGCGCACTACTCGATACACAGCTTGCTGAACGTCTGGCCAAAGCGCAGAGAGAAGACAAAGTCCTGCGTTACGTTGCCCGTCTGGAAAAGTCAGGCAAGGCTTCTGTTGGTGTAGAAGCATTACATCGGGAACATCCATTAGCAAATCTGTTGCCATGCGATAATATCTTTGCGATTGAAAGCAAATGGTATAAAGATAACCCGTTGGTCATTCGTGGACCCGGCGCTGGGCGTGATGTCACTGCCGGAGCGATTCAGTCGGATATCAACCTGCTCTCCAGCTTGCTATAA
- the metF gene encoding methylenetetrahydrofolate reductase, with product MGYSYAGHIDALNQNISELSGTLNVSFEFFPPSTPQMEETLWNSVHRLKTLQPKFVSVTYGANSGERDRTHSIIKEIKSQTGLIAAPHLTCIDATREELIQIADDYWDNGIQNIVALRGDIPPGGGKPDMYASDLVTLLKSRHDFDISVAAFPEVHPEAKSAQADLLNLKRKVDAGANRAITQFFFDVECYLRFRDRCVSAGIDVEIVPGILPVSNFRQAARFAAQNNVKVPGWMSKQFDGLDDDPTTRQLVGASQAIDMVRILCREGVKDFHFYTLNRAEMTYALCHTLGIRPQN from the coding sequence ATGGGATACTCATATGCTGGCCATATTGATGCTCTGAACCAAAACATTAGTGAACTATCCGGAACCCTCAACGTTTCTTTTGAATTTTTTCCACCCAGTACACCTCAGATGGAAGAGACTCTCTGGAACTCGGTTCACCGGTTGAAAACTCTTCAGCCCAAATTCGTTTCCGTCACTTATGGCGCCAATTCTGGAGAACGGGACAGAACCCATTCGATTATTAAAGAAATTAAATCACAGACAGGTTTAATTGCAGCGCCACACCTGACCTGCATTGATGCCACTCGTGAAGAGCTCATTCAGATTGCCGATGACTATTGGGACAATGGCATTCAGAATATTGTGGCACTCCGTGGCGATATTCCTCCAGGCGGCGGTAAACCGGATATGTATGCTTCTGATCTGGTGACTTTGCTGAAGTCTCGCCATGATTTTGATATCTCAGTCGCAGCGTTTCCAGAAGTACATCCTGAAGCCAAAAGTGCTCAGGCGGACTTACTCAACCTGAAGCGCAAAGTTGATGCCGGTGCAAACCGGGCAATTACTCAATTCTTCTTCGATGTCGAGTGTTATCTGCGATTCAGAGATCGTTGTGTCAGCGCAGGGATCGATGTCGAAATCGTACCGGGAATTCTGCCGGTTTCCAACTTCAGACAGGCAGCCCGTTTTGCCGCTCAGAACAATGTCAAGGTTCCGGGCTGGATGAGTAAACAATTCGACGGGTTAGATGATGACCCAACCACACGTCAGCTTGTCGGTGCCAGTCAGGCAATCGATATGGTCCGGATACTCTGCCGGGAAGGGGTAAAAGATTTTCACTTCTATACCCTGAACCGGGCAGAAATGACCTATGCTTTGTGTCATACACTGGGTATCAGACCACAAAATTAA
- the zapB gene encoding cell division protein ZapB, whose protein sequence is MSFEVLEKLEAKIQTAVDTITLLQMEVEELKEEKQKLIDEANQLKSSRDELEQRVQDIQQEQAAWQERIRNLLGKMEDVE, encoded by the coding sequence ATGTCTTTTGAAGTGTTAGAGAAACTAGAAGCCAAAATTCAGACTGCCGTTGATACAATCACTCTGCTTCAGATGGAAGTCGAAGAACTGAAAGAAGAGAAACAAAAGTTGATCGACGAAGCGAATCAGTTGAAAAGCAGTCGGGACGAACTGGAACAGCGTGTACAGGATATCCAACAAGAACAGGCTGCATGGCAGGAACGTATCCGTAACCTGCTTGGAAAGATGGAAGATGTAGAATAA
- the glpX gene encoding class II fructose-bisphosphatase, whose product MKRDLAMAFSRVTEGAALAGYKWLGRGDKNAADGAAVEVMRSLLNKTEINGEIVIGEGEIDDAPMLYIGEKVGQGGDEVDIAVDPIEGTRMTAMGQSNALSVLAAGEKGSFLKAPDMYMEKLVVGPGAKGCINLNQPLKENLEHIAQALGKTLDNLVVITLAKPRHEQTIADMQQWGVRVFAVPDGDVAASILTCMPNSEVDVMYCIGGAPEGVVSAAVIRALDGDMHGRLLPRHEVKGDTEENRQIGHQEIQRCQEMGVEAGKVLRMEDMVRSDNVIFSATGITKGDLLDGVSRQGDIAVTETLLIRGKCRTIRRIQSTHYLNRKDPEERTVIL is encoded by the coding sequence ATGAAACGTGATTTAGCAATGGCCTTTTCCCGGGTTACTGAAGGGGCGGCCTTAGCAGGATATAAATGGCTTGGACGCGGTGATAAAAATGCTGCGGATGGAGCAGCAGTCGAAGTCATGCGCAGTCTGTTAAATAAAACAGAGATCAACGGAGAGATTGTGATTGGTGAAGGGGAAATCGATGATGCCCCGATGCTTTATATTGGCGAAAAAGTGGGTCAGGGTGGTGACGAAGTCGATATCGCCGTGGATCCGATAGAAGGCACCCGCATGACTGCAATGGGTCAGTCCAATGCACTATCGGTGCTGGCTGCCGGAGAAAAAGGCAGCTTTTTAAAAGCACCGGATATGTACATGGAAAAACTGGTCGTCGGTCCGGGCGCAAAAGGATGTATCAACCTGAATCAGCCACTTAAGGAAAATCTGGAACATATTGCTCAGGCATTAGGGAAAACACTGGACAATCTGGTGGTCATTACGCTGGCAAAACCTCGTCATGAACAGACAATTGCCGACATGCAGCAATGGGGCGTTCGTGTATTTGCTGTCCCCGACGGTGATGTGGCAGCCTCAATTTTAACCTGTATGCCGAATAGTGAAGTCGATGTCATGTATTGCATCGGTGGCGCTCCGGAAGGGGTTGTCTCTGCCGCCGTTATCCGGGCTCTGGATGGTGACATGCATGGCCGTTTACTGCCTCGCCATGAAGTCAAAGGCGATACTGAAGAAAACCGGCAGATCGGCCATCAGGAAATTCAACGCTGTCAGGAAATGGGTGTCGAAGCCGGAAAAGTGCTGAGAATGGAAGATATGGTCCGTAGTGATAATGTTATCTTTTCAGCAACCGGTATCACGAAAGGTGACCTGCTTGATGGAGTAAGCCGTCAGGGTGATATAGCAGTAACGGAAACCCTTCTGATCCGGGGAAAATGCCGGACGATCCGTCGGATTCAGTCAACTCACTATCTGAACAGAAAAGATCCGGAAGAACGGACAGTTATTCTCTGA